The Apium graveolens cultivar Ventura chromosome 10, ASM990537v1, whole genome shotgun sequence nucleotide sequence CGTTGAAGTTTCCGAAATGTCTTTTTAATTTATGGTTCTGATTGTTTGAAGTTACTGTACATGTATCATTTTAATGTAGGGAAGGTTCAGTTTGAATTACTGAAATACAATTGCCCCTTTATATGTgtgtatatgatatatatttgtgTAATGTGTTGAAAAATAAGATGTCTAGTGTTGTCTCTATTCGATTACCTTCCCAAAGATATCCTGCCTTTGACCTGCATCATCGAAAACTTGGAATATCAGTATTTACCTTGCCTTCAAAGAGAGTAGCTCATAGTTGATGTTATAAAAGTAGGGATGACAATCGGGTCGGATCTGGATGACAATCCTTATTTGAGAGTTATCAGGTTATATTTATATTTAGTATGGAACATCTATAACTGTGTTCAGGCATGCAGCATGCCACtgttttaattataaatttttcGTAGAAAATTAGCTTTTAGAAATGTTCATCCTGTCAGCATAACCCAACTACATAAAATTGGCGCCTTTCCATACTGCACGGTATAAGAATAgcattttttaataaaatagttCTGTAATGATACTAAATTCTATTTAGAAATATGATGGTTAATAAGAACCATGTTTAAGTGATATAAGGTCCTTGAGTGTCAACTAAAGCGGTTAAAAATCAAGATAAAGTAATAAGTAGTGTACTACTCCCCTTTTGCTTGATAGAGCATGTACTTTCCTGTTGAAGATACAAAATTTATGATTTATATACCCTTTCACGTAAGATGTGTACTTCTCTTTTAGAATTTAGGAATTGGTAGAGCTATATGATTTTGGGAGAAAAGGTTTAAAGACAATCTTTGGTTATTACTCCCAACGGTTGACAGCAGGACACATGTATGCATTATTTAAAATCCCCTTCAAAATAGCAAGTCAACTTTTGAGCTTGTAATTTATTATGAACGCTTAATATTAGAACAAAAAAACTCGGGTATAGTTGGCAATAAAAAAAGGGTATTCTTTCTATATTACCAGCTCTGTTCTATTCGACATAAAGAAAAAAGTGCCTGAATTTACGTTCATTCACGTATTAGATGCGTGTGTGTCTTTCATTAATTTATTCTGTTTCAGGGGGACATCAAGTAACTGTCAACAGTCTTACTCAGTGTGAATTTAAACTTTGAAACAAATTTTGTAATATAGTAAGCATAGCTTTTCAGTTTCAATACATTTATTCTGAAAGATTGTGCCCATATTACAGCTCCTCTGTTGCATTAAACATATTTAGGTTGGTGCACACGGTACTGGAGCGAGGTTGCCTCCCATTGATGAGCAGGTTATTAGCATGAAGTTGGTTACTCCTGGTAAAGGAACTATTGATGTTTCAAGAGAGAAAGATCCAGAACTTTTTTATCTAGCTCGATGTGGACTTGGGGGCCTTGGTGTCGTTTCGGAAGTTACTCTTCTGTGTGTCGAGAGGCAGGAACTTGTCGAGCACACTTATGTCTCAAATGTTAAAGATATCAAGAAAAACCACAAGTATATGCATTTCTCTTTTTTTGTCCTTTAAAAATCTCTTCCATCATAATGTGCATGTAGCACAAGGCACATCATCTCATTCTTTATATGACGAGGCTGATCTTAATACTACTGGAAAGTGAATTTCTAGTATTCGTGAACCATGTAGGATGTGCAGTTGTATTCAAAGAGTGACTCTACTTGAATACTTGAACAATTTTAACCTCCCTCTCCCCTGCCCCTACTCCTACTCccactgttttattattataattatttctGTAAATTGTTCTTCACTGAACAGTGTTTATATACCAATCTCCAAAATGAATTAGCACAACTCCAAGATTTGCTTTCTAATAGCAAAGTGATTGATGTGATCAAATTTCACCTCAAAAGGCCtcaattttgtaatctatagtgcATGATGCTCATTGCGTCTAATTGTACACTTCACATAAAATTTACAAGCTTCTACTATAAATTTTTGTATATCATTATCATCTTTACATTTTGCAAAATATGGAAGGAACCTATCATTCTTTTACATGGACTTATTAAGAGATTAGCAATTGTGTTATCTTAATCCTTTCTCTATCTTGCTTTTTACAGTTGTGATTTACTTGCCCTTCCACTGCAGCATTTGTTTATCAGCTTTTCACTTACCTGTGTATGTTTATTTCTCTTTCAATTACCTGAGACTAAACTGTTTCATTTCTTCCTGCAGGAAGTTGCTCTCTGAAAACAAACATGTTAAGTACCTTTATTTTCCATATACTGACACAGTTGTGGTTGTGACGTGTAATCCCGTGTCAAAGTGGAAAGGCGTACCTAATTTTAAACCAAAATATAGCAAGGATGAAGCTATGAAGCAAATTCGTGATCTTTACCATGAGTCTCTGAAGAAGTACAGGTACATCTATATATTATATCTATCGTTGTTCTTACATCTTACAGATCAATATATGGCCACAGGAGTGTCTGGTTGATATGAAATGAGAGGATATAGTATTCATCATCGAGCACTATGTCATTTCCCTTATTTTTCCTAATAAATAGCTATATCTATGTTGTCCATATGAGCTTTGCTTGAAATTTTTTATTTGTAGTGTGTATTTTTATTCATCTATGTTGCTCGAACTCGGCTAAAAGTGTCCGACATGGATATGTGTCCAAGTGTCGGGCTCGGCAacattttaataaaataagtgacTAAGTCAAGTGTCCATCTCCGAGTGTTGAGTGTCCCACACAGTTACTCCGAGGTAAGATGAAGAGTCCGAGTAAATTTGTTCTTTGTTTACGTATGTGTCTGTTACAGAAAAGTTGTGACTATAACTATGCTGTTGTGTACATATATCTTTTGTATATATCTATGTTAACAGTTTTAACGTGATGTTCAATTGCAAATAGTTTTTCTGTCTATAATATGTAGCCTGTTTTTTAAAATAGGCCATGCAAAGTGATTAAGTTGAATTATGATTATCTTTTATTGGTTAAATTATCATTTCAGAGGTGAAGAACCTGTTTCTAAATCATCAGAGGAAACTGAACCAGAAATCAGTGAGTTTACATTTACAGAGTTGAGAGATAAATTACTTGCACTTGATCCTTTGAACAAAGACCATGTCATAAAGGTCAATCAAGCTGAGGCAGAATTCTGGAGGCGGTCAGAGGGTTATAGAGTAGGCTGGAGTGATGAAATTCTGGGCTTCGATTGTGGTGGCCAGCAATGGGTCTCAGAGACCTGTTTTCCAGCTGGAACCCTGGCTAAACCAAACATGAAGGATATCCAATACATAGAAGAAGTGATGCAGCTCATTGAAAAGGAACAGGTGCCTGCACCAGCACCAATAGAGCAGCGATGGACAACTTCTAGTAAGAGCCCCATGAGTCCAGCTTACAGCTCAGCAGAGGATGATATCTTCTCATGGGTAACTTTCACTCTTTTATATTTAGCCAAAAAAAAATACTTTCACTCTTTTACAAagtatatgactaaaattgagaGATATTAATGCTACTTGTAGATGTGCAAAGCCTTCACAGGGTGAAGATATTTCATAACCCTGAACAAATTCCTTGGCTAGCTTTTAAGCTCATCTATTGGCTGCGCAGTTCAATTTTATAAAATGGATCTGCCAATAGAAAcatatattattaaattttaatcaATGACAGAAAGTGGAGGGAAAGAGGGCTGAGATAGGCTTCCATTGTGCACAATTAACATCAAGTCTTTATTCCCTTGTGCATATAATAGTGCTTTTATCAGTTTAAATTTAGTTTGAGGCGATGAGTGTGTTTGGTTTAAAAATAGGAGCTTCTTATATCTTGTAAGAAGATATGTACTTCTCTCAATTCCTTGTGCAGGTTGGCATAATCATGTATCTTCCTACAACGGATTCACGACAGAGAAAGGAGATAACAGAGGAATTTTTCCACTACAGGCATATGACCCAAACCCAGTTATGGGATAAGTATTCAGCGTATGAACATTGGGCTAAAATTGAGGTACTGATATATTCCTGATATTCTGTTTTATGAATTTTGGAATTTGGTGGAATTTTCGAACAAGGTTTGAGGAACAAATAGGTTCTTGTTTTGGAAGCTCCAGGAAGCCAATAAGCACCCTCAAAATTCTTCTATATTTTCTTTACCCAAAAAGATAATTTTTGATAGATGTCTTTACTATTATTTCGAAATGAAAAAGCTTTCACAATTTTTCTAAAGAATGCCACAATGGGTAGCACTAACACATATTTACTTAGAAATCATAAAATGGCCCTATTATCGGTCCTGACAACTTCCTTGATTTaagtgatatatatatatatatatttaagtgtgttatatatatatagatagatagatagatagatgaGGTTCAAATGTAAACCGGAGAATTGTAAGAACCAAATGATTTGCACTTGAAGAAAAAGTGCAGGACAGTACTTAGCAGCATGGATAAAAGTGCTGAACAATACTTAGAATCCGTTTGGGGTACTTTAAAAAACGAACTTATAACTTAAAGCTTTAAGTGAACAGTAGATGTATATGTTTGGCTGATTTTGCTTgaattaattttagaaattttgagcaaaataataaaatttatatgattcaaatataaaataaaagtataaaatactaatataaaatattaaatagaGTTAAAAAGTCACTTAAAATATGTAGAGTGTGATGTGAGAAAGAATAAGTTGAAAGGGTAGTTAAATTTTTTGAACTAAAAGCTGAAAATTGTTAGACGAACCAAAACATGCGGCTTCACTTTTAGTGGGtcagaaaaaaatatattaagtGAGCCCAAACGGGCTCGCGACATAGTAAAAGTTGCAGAGCATTTGGTTCTTCAGTTTTTCATTTTGAGCATAGTTCTTATGAGAGCCAAACTGCATATATAATATTTGATTATCTGTCAATTCCTTGAGCTTAATCTGTCTCTTGTACAGTTTGTCCGTATACTATTATGGTATCAGTCTCATTTGTATTATACTCTAGGTTGTCATGCAGACCAGCTAATTTATATTTCTCTGCATGTTATATTTCTGAGATTTACCTGCAAAGTCTAGGCTTACCGGTCACCCCATTTGCAGGTACCAAAGGACAAAGATGAGCTTGCAGCTCTACAATCAAGGTTAAGGAAGCGATTTCCTGTAGATGCTTATAATAAAGCTCGAAGGGAATTGGATCCCAACTGTGTCCTTTCTAATAACATGCTGGAGAAGTTGTTCCCCTTGGGGAATCCAGTTTGATCAGGTTCTCTTGGCCCAGTTTCTCATTTTGTATCACTGTAGTGATGAATTACATTTTTCCTTCTGGAAACTATAAAATTGGTTTTGGATAATATCTGGAAATTTGTTGCATAAGAAACTCGGAATCACATACCACAgccttaataatatataatagatTCCTTCAATATTCCTTGGTGTATATTTGTTCTCCAAAAGTAGGGTTCACTCGTCAATTGGAGTCTGCATTTTGGGACTTGTGAGACTTTTAACATGCTTCGTAAGATGCTTTCTAATCTGTGCATTTAAATGGATTGACAAGTTGATGGTGGAAATAAAAAATAATGATTTGATGATCTATATTTCCTCGGTAAAATGGAAACGGAAACGGCGGAAGATATTGAAGTACTgaaaatttgaacaagtataataGAGTAAAAAGAGAAGACATTCTGTAGAATCCCTTGTTAAGGAAAGGAAAGCAAgcctttattattattattgtacaGTGAAAACCATAATAAAAACCTCACAACAGTCTTACGATCGCAACTAAGTAATCACACAAAAACTAGAATAGCATTGTAGGTGAAATCTCTCGTCTTTCCAGTTGTAGCCATTTCTCAGAAACAAGTTTCACAGAGCCAACAGCAACACAGGGCAAAAAGACTGCAAGCTAAATAGAAATTCTGTTAAAAAAACGAGATTTGCTATAAAAGAAAAAATTCAGTGATAGAGCATATAGCGACAAGTATAAATTTATTGTAGATTACCATCCTTCAATGAAGCCTCTATCTCCTTTCCTCTTGGTTTCCGGGGAATACTTGTTCCCAGCTGGCAGGTTCTCACTTGGATAGCCTGTTGATTAAATTGTTGCACAAGGAGTCAGTATCATCACTTTGATAAGCTTTGCTTAAATTTTGTTAAGACATGTCTATGAATATTGTGTGAGTAGaggagagggagggggagagagagaccTGGAGGTGGCTGGTTCTGTTTGTCTTGATTCTTCATGGTGGATTTGGAATAGGAAGACAAAGCTTATGTTGTTTTTACTTGTTTGCAAGGATAATTGTCTAGTATTTATATGCGCAGATTTCGGACACCTTTTTAAAATCAAGCAAAACATCTTTATGAATCTTAGCAATTGAGTTGACAAGAAGCCGAATCAAGCTTATCAAAAGCCACTTTTGATATAAGTTTTGCTTATAAAATGTGCAAGTGTTCACATTACTTTGTGAGTTAATGATCCTTTTCTTGAGGAGGGAGAAGAGAATAAAGGCAATTAAAAGAAATTATAATGCAAAAGATTATGGGAATAAACCCCATTGTTCAAATACAACACGAGCTGTCTAACTTTAACTTTCGACGAAGGAATTTATGCTTTCATATAGGACCTGAGGTGTCTAATTAGATGATGGAATATATGCTTCAACTTTTAATTGGTGAGGAAATTAGCCTAAACACTAGTAGTTATTATCGCTAAGATAATGTTCTGGCGTTCACTTGTTGGTCATGTCCCCTGGCCCTGACCAATAATTAATCTTCAATAGTTAATCGTCAATCTTGAGatgccaaattcttttccacAAAGTCCCCCCAGTATGATGTTCACGTGATAATTAGCAACTTTATTAAAAATAACATGGGATTTTGCATACATTTATATGCGACCCGTGAACCAAAATCAGTCATGTGTCATGTGATTTGGAGAAGATTTTTGGAGTATCTAGTACTTCTTATTACAATGTTGTTACGGTGCAAAATGTAGGAATTTGAATGAACCAATTCGGCTTCTTGTGAAAATTTGACTGGGAAATTAGAGAGTGATTCTCATTTGTGATAAATAGTCTGAAAACAAGTTCATAGAATCTGACGACATATCAATTCTCACAAATCCGAAAATCTGCTTTCGGTTAGCCCAAAATAAGCTTGTACTAGTTGTTTTGCTACCTTTTGCCTGTTTTCTGAGTTATCCAGCTGATCTCCCCTTTAAAAGACCACAACAAATGTGTGGGGAGTGTTTGGGCCTTTCCACAAACATATGCCTAGGTCTGTTACTTGGCAGCCATGGACAACAATGTATACCACTTGTATCCAATGAACAGTGTCGCTTCCAAATTTTGTTTATTATTACGGCCACCGAAACGACCAAAAATTGTAAATCAAAATCAAACCAAAAATTTTATTACTAAAAAACCCACTTCTTTGGTTATTAATTGGTTCCAAAACGAATTTGCAATTTTAAAGTCGCACTTGATTGGTTCcgttcattttatttattttttttttaaaaaaataacaatCGATTAAATCGAACCTGACATTAAttaaaaattgcatttatatttaattaattaaattattaaaacgATGAAGCATATTGTTTACCAGACAAGTAATAATACTAGTAGTATACGGGCACTATTTGCACGCATTTCGAAActtctataaagtatagttttataatattttttgtaatttttttttgaataaaaatttgaacataaaacttttattcagaaagaaatttttttaaaaaaaattgtgatATTATGTTTTAAATGACCGTGccaaaaaataatatataaaatttaatggGACTAGATAGACCATGAAGGTATGTAAAATCGGGTTTGGTTGTACTACTACTACATAGTTGTTGTTCTAGGCTCTAGCTAGTTGTTAGTACGAACCTATATATGATAAAGGAGGTTGGGTAACTTGCGCACTAAATTTACACTGTAGTGTAGGGGGTTGTATCTTCAAATGAACAAAGAGAGGATTTGTGGATTTGACATGGGATTGGGTTGAACTGTTGAAGTGACAAAGCTCAAATAACTAACAACATCACAAAATATAATGAGGGAAGCTGATTGTGTTGTTTCCAAATTTAAACCTAACCCCAACTGCTGACATTAAATAAGTCCAAACAGTTGAACTCATATAGAGCCTGACAACTGCTCTGCGCTCTTAAAGTTATCAACTTTTGATATACTAACATCTACTACAAACACATGTTGTCTGCATAATAAGGATGCTGAAATATACGAGAGTGTGGTACTGGTACAGCAATGCAAATGGTTTTGAGATTTGAGAATCGAACGAGGTAAAAAGTACTGCTAGTATAAATGTATGTGTGTGCTGGGTGGGGTGGGGGCAAATACTGAATGGGGGTAGTAGTAAATTAAAGTATTGATAAGACTTGTGATATCTGTGTACAATAAGCTGCTGAGGCTGATCAGTTGCAGCAATTTCAGCGGAAGCAGCAGCTAAGCTCCTTGTTCGATCAACCGTTCATTAACCTCACTCCTTGTTTATGTTCAGTACCTGATATGTATTAATTTCACCTGTTCCCTGTTCCATTCTATTCAGATTACGTTGCATTCTGTATTTATGTTTATATTCATCATCATATGGGGCACATCACATGTGTACCTTATATTTTGCTTACCAAACTTGTTCTCAATTTGTCAAAATAGGTCTTTTTCAACACTTGAAAATTGTGATTTAGGTGTTAAACATGTTCGGTCCTTGTCAAGTTCTTATGACGACACCATGGATGAATTCTGATCAATTTTAAATTTGCGTACTTTAGCTATTTTTTACCAAAACATTTCTCTCAAAAATTGCAAACTTCATTTAATTTTACCAAATTAAATTTCGAAATTGCAACCTAGTATCTTTTCTCTACTGCCAAAAATTGGTTATGAGGTTGTCCAGCGTGTTGAAAGTAGTTGTATTTTAGGTTACATTTAAGGTTTTGCcgtaatttaaaattaaattctACAACAtgagtattttttaaaaaaaagccTAAAAATTGGAAAGTGAATTCATGTTAGCTAGTGTCCCTGTCTCCCTATTATGAATCAAAATTATGGTATGGTATTTACGTTGATTGTACTAAAAGACGTTGAGGGAGTAAACAACTCAACCTGACTACCTAGTTCAATCCTTACATAAGGAATTCGTGTGTTGCTACAACTCTATAACACATGAATATGCAGCAGCACAGAGTTTCTTCTTTTGAGTATACAAGTAGGACCGAGATCTCCAAATAATATGCATGATTTAGTGTCTTCTTGGTGTGATAAGTAATGCTTTGGATTAGATTTAATTGATTGGCTTAAAATATTACTAATGGGGAATCCGATGTAGTCATCAGGAACATATTTTCCGGACCTTTTTCAAGAAAAGTGCCTACTCAAAAATCAACCAGAAGTATTAGTTCTGGACCCGTACTGTGTGGTACAAGAAAGCAAATGCAAAAAACGCAACTCCGTCAATTGGTTTTGaatttgtattttgtaatttCCTGAGATTGCATGTCTTGTGCTACAGTTGTAAAATGGGATCACCAAAAGGCCGTTTTGTAAAGTCTTTGTACAATTTGAGACCCTTTGAACATAATACTCCTCCGACCCCCCATTCTTTAAAGAGGTTTTTTTTTACCTATACAGGTGTATATAAATTATTAGAGTTACATaacttatttttaatttaattattgaAATAGAAGTTCAGATATTTAAgtttttatttagaaaaatataaaattttataaaaatttatgaAACTATGCTATACACTCATAAAATGAGTGTAGATACTATCTATTTATGTTGCTTTATTAGAATTTAGACCCTATTTTCCTATTACTATAGCAACAATTATTTTAACATGTAATAACAACAACAATTATCTTCTGTTGTCTATGAACATCGTTTATAATATTTGAGTGTATCCTGAACTCACAGTTCTAAATCTGGTTTACATATAAAATAAAAGCAGGTATATAAACACTGCAATGGATTTAATCTTACACAAAATTAACTAAATTATAGTTTTAAAAAGATCTGAAATTTCATTTAAACTGTCAAGTGAGTcaataattcttttaaaatttgtTTCAAAAGAAGTGAGGGattattttatttcattctctGCGGATCACAACTTTTCATACGAGAGTGCTGCAGTTGTAAAAAACACAGAATAAGTATTCTGCAAAATTGCTACATTTTATAGCATGTTGCTATGTTCTGTTTACACATGAATTTTTTGTATATAGAGGACGACCAGAAGAAAAATTCTGTGAAGCAGAATTATTTATTTGAGTGTTTGTTTTTTTGGTTGGGTACAAACACTTTGAAGAAAAGAAATGAACATTAAACAGTTTAGAAGGTCCCTCTGAGGAACAGCAAGTTTTTGGAATAGACCCACAGGAGGAGTTGTCAAATCTGTACTcagattattatctttatcaaATTAGTACTGAAACTATTTTCTTTTATGTATTCTCCATATTTTCGTATTGTCCATTTGTCCCTGCACGCTGCACGCCACAGAAACAGTTTATGACTTCATGCATGGCTTCCTAACAATGCCCCCAGTTACCCCCCAGGACAAGTACATACACTGCATGATTTGTGCCCACCGTTACGTTCCCCCACAGCAGTGCTATATTTGCTGATATATACTCGGTTCCCTCCCTTCTTGTTTCAGGTTAGGTTAGCTGAAATATACTCAATTTTATATCAACAGAAATAAGATCCAAATGAAAATTATCGGTAACTCAATGTGCATATCTATTTGACTTGGGAGTGATAAGATCCAAATCGACATAAGATCTAAACGAAACCATGATCTGACCTGCATTTATTTATCAGACCAAATTCACAATCTATAAAACATAGTTTGTATAGTTTAATTTTTATATTCTGTCATTTCAGTTTTTTTAACTGTAAGATCATTAATTCCAAATCAATTACTATTCACAATACCAATTTGTCTATACGGCaacatatttattt carries:
- the LOC141688954 gene encoding L-galactono-1,4-lactone dehydrogenase, mitochondrial, which translates into the protein MSRLAQLKRSLKPFLLNPTPHLSKPPILNPTSNPPHFLNPKNPFLSRQFSTTPSLSSPSSSISDAELRKYLGYAALTIFCAAATYYSFPFPENAKHKKAQMFKYAPLPDDLHTVSNWSGTHEVHTRNFIQPESVEELESVVRMANEKKQKIRPVGSGLSPNGIGLTRAGMVNLALLDKVLEVDKERKIVRVQAGIRVQELVDGIKEFGITLQNFASIREQQIGGIVQVGAHGTGARLPPIDEQVISMKLVTPGKGTIDVSREKDPELFYLARCGLGGLGVVSEVTLLCVERQELVEHTYVSNVKDIKKNHKKLLSENKHVKYLYFPYTDTVVVVTCNPVSKWKGVPNFKPKYSKDEAMKQIRDLYHESLKKYRGEEPVSKSSEETEPEISEFTFTELRDKLLALDPLNKDHVIKVNQAEAEFWRRSEGYRVGWSDEILGFDCGGQQWVSETCFPAGTLAKPNMKDIQYIEEVMQLIEKEQVPAPAPIEQRWTTSSKSPMSPAYSSAEDDIFSWVGIIMYLPTTDSRQRKEITEEFFHYRHMTQTQLWDKYSAYEHWAKIEVPKDKDELAALQSRLRKRFPVDAYNKARRELDPNCVLSNNMLEKLFPLGNPV